In Helianthus annuus cultivar XRQ/B chromosome 3, HanXRQr2.0-SUNRISE, whole genome shotgun sequence, a single window of DNA contains:
- the LOC110930975 gene encoding 40S ribosomal protein S15-4 — protein MADVEVDVAAAGAPKKRTFKKFSFRGVDLDALLDMSTDELVKLFTARARRRFQRGLKRKPMALIKKLRKAKREAPAGEKPELVKTHLRNMIIVPEMIGSVVGVYNGKTFNQIEIKPEMIGHYLAEFSISYKPVKHGRPGIGATHSSRFIPLK, from the exons ATG GCGGATGTTGAAGTTGACGTTGCGGCAGCCGGAGCACCGAAGAAGAGAACGTTTAAGAAGTTTTCGTTCAGAGGAGTGGATTTGGATGCTCTGCTTGATATGTCTACTGATGAGCTTGTTAAGCTCTTCACTGCTCGTGCTCGCAGAAG GTTTCAGAGAGGTTTGAAGAGGAAACCTATGGCTTTGATCAAGAAGCTCCGCAAAGCT AAACGTGAGGCACCAGCCGGTGAGAAGCCAGAGCTAGTGAAGACCCACTTGAGAAACATGATCATCGTTCCAGAAATGATCGGGAGTGTTGTCGGTGTTTACAATGGCAAGACGTTCAACCAGATTGAAATCAAGCCGGAGATGATCGGCCACTACCTTGCTGAATTCTCTATTTCATACAAGCCTGTGAAGCACGGTAGACCCGGTATTGGTGCTACCCACTCCTCCAGGTTTATTCCATTGAAGTGA